The genomic DNA ATTGACAGTAAAGATGGCGAGATGCGTGCCATGGTTCCTATCTCTGGTGGTTCAGCAGTGAAGAACATTGTATTCAGCAGGAATGGACAGTATCTTCTAACAAACTCAAATGATCGAGTAATCAGAATCTATGAAAATCTGCTTCCACCAAAAGATGAAGTTAGAGCACTAGCTGAACTGAACGAGAACGAGAACATCGGTGATCTAAATGGTGTTGAGAAGTTGAAGGCTGTAGGATCAAAATGTTTAACTCTGTTCCGTGAGTTTCAAGATACAATCACGAAAGTGCACTGGAAGGCACCCTGTTTCAGTGGCGATGGAGAGTGGTTAGTTGGTGGTTCTGCTAGCAAAGGAGAGCACAAGATTTACATATGGGCTAGAACTGGACATCTTGTGAAAATCCTTGAAGGGCCTAAGGAAGCCCTTATTGATTTAGCATGGCATCCTGTACATCCTATTGTTTTGTCTGTTTCTTTGAGTGGCATAGTTTATATCTGGGCCAAAGAGTACATTGAGAGCTGGAGTGCTTTTGCTCCTGATTTCATAGAGATTGAGGAAAATGAGGAGTATGTGGAGCGAGAAGATGAATTTGATTTGAAGCCTGACACTGATAATGTATGTGAACGTTATATGGTGGTAGGTcttattattcttttcttttccattttatGGTCTTAACCAAGTTCATATCCTTGCAGGTAAAAGTATCTGATGTCAATGAAGATGAGGACGTTGACATTATAACAGTCGAGAAGGATCCTGCTTTCAGCGACTCTGATATGTCCGAGGAAGAGCTATGTTATCTACCGGTATCTCCCATTCCCGATGTTCCTGAACAGGATGACAGGTTGTTAGATAGTTCTTCAAAGATTGGGGACAGCAATAACTCTGGATCACCATTTTCGGAAGAAGTGGTAGCAAATGGACATATGATGAGTCGTGCCTCAAGTCCAGTTGAAGGTAATGTCACGCGATGCAAAATATGCTTGTAACAGTGTATTTTCATTCCTAAGATTCACAATTTTTAAACTGTACTATTGAATAAGTTTGTGAGGCCTTCGTATGAGTGTAGGTTTCTTCCCTATGTTGCTCCCAGAATTTCCATCTTTCATATACATTGATtctgttatttaaaaaatattgctatgtaGTATGTAGTATTtgcattttttgacattttgccTTGAATATTATTTACAGATGGTGCTGTGGCAacacaaattaaaagaaatcGGAAACCATCAGAGAAGGTGTTGGCCTCAAAATCTGACAAATCATCAAGAACCAGAAGTAAATATTTGGTTGATGAGAGTGATGACAGTGATTTTTATTATGACGAGTTTTCTGATGAATAACAGCATATTGTAAATTCAATGCTGTCAAACTTGCGTATTAAAACGTAAAATCCGTTTCTAGATGAGAATTTCATGTTAAATCGGTGGTAAAGTCGATTTTGAGTGAAATTGGAATGCATCGATTTTGAAAGATTTAACTTGTTGTAAAATCGAGTTAATTTAGTTCGATTTAACCCGATTTTGAAGAAATGAACTTGTTTTTTTGGGggtttgttttaacttttaataacTTTTAGAAAATTATGAAACTCTTATTTTTTGAGTAGTTTTTTTTggatgttttgatgatttggtgaAATAATTTATGTTGGTTCATATATGTTTATGAACATGTTACTTTATTACGGCGATTTGGTATATATTTGTTCTATAATCAAGTTGAAAGGTATATAGTAATAATTttaatactattttaatatgagGTAAATTTGAAGAGTTGAGTCTATGAGTTGATCTCACTTGAGAAAAATGAGTTGGCGTAAAAACTTGAGTAAACCTTCAATAAATGAGTTGATCTCACAAGAGTCTTGCCATTGCATTATGTTGCCGCTCCCtgccacatttttttttaaagttttttttttgacaaacattttttttaaaagttaaaattgctACCCTAAAAAAGTTAGAATTGCTTactgaattttcattttcatcatatTGGTTCGAACGGGAAGAGATCATTTGCAATTGGAGGGTATGAAACACATTTAAGGCACAAGAGTTAAAATTTCATTCTTTTAACAACACATTTTGAACCATCTGCATTCCTAGAGGCACAAGTGCCCTCAAGAAGTCTCCCTGAAGCTCAGGCGCGTCCCTCCAATAGATACCTCCTCTCGCAAGCATCTGACAGTACAATAAACTTATATGAGTAATCAAAACCTCATAGATTTATCACTTCACCTTGTCCCAAGACTCGTGCTTGGAAGGCTGTAGACCGTCAATATATTCCTAAAGATCTAGGAGTCCTCCAAAGGGGCCCAGGAATCCTTCAGAAAGGCCAGGACGCCCTCCAGAAGGCTCCTTGGACCATAGGCACGTCCTTTAGTTGGCACTACCTTAGCTGGCTTCTAGATGTTTCTAGAAGCcagataaaagacctaaaccCAACTTTCTTAGGGCATAAGTTACGCTTAAACAAGCCTACAataggctataaataccacccttgagaTCAGTCTCAAGGCATCTCATAATACTTTACTAAAtccaaatatttattattgtacTTTTGCAAGTACacacatgaattaaatataaaatttacgcgccaaaaacaaaaaatttagatAACTAACTCGGTATCCTTTGTTCAATTGCATAATTGTTAAAGATGATCCGACATTAGTTCTATTtgtcttattttttctttctttcatatcTTTATATTTGAGTCTAAAATTTGTTACTAATTCACATTTGTAGCACTAACACTTCTAATCATAGGCATGTTGGATGTTCGACACATGTGTGTATCCAACATCGACATTTAAGAAATATCTCTCTTTAAGACGTAGGTCAATTTTTGTACGAATGGGTGAACAAAATCAACTTGTTTTGCACTCTTATCCTTTATCATGTTTCACAATTTGTGCTTGTTTAATCCTTAAGGCGTAGGTCAATTTTTGTACGAATGGATGAACAAACATCAAAATGAATGCATAGAAAAAGTAGTAATGAatagaagcatattttagcgtTACTTTTTTTTGCAAAGTATAGtactttttaatgaaaataaatttaaaataattgtataaaagatacattaaattaataaattctaagtatttttaatattttgtaaaaaaaagtattatataAAAGGACACATTAACTAATGGATtatccttttatgtcattttacatttattagtTAGTTGAATCGCTAATTTTACTAGACACTTTAATTAGTTTATCAACTAGTCATCAGTCATCAACTATTCGTTATAAACTACAAGTTATCAGCAATCAGCTAACTTATCAGTTATCCACtattttaccaaacaaaaccTTTAAGTCATTTTTACCAAAGAGGGTCTTAAGTCATTTGGATTGGTTAAAAagatcattattttttatgcatatacattttttcaaaaattctcaaaaaaatatagttaaattagattttatttcaTGAAAATTTTAACACTTGGCCCTAAATTTCATTAtcttaaaaaactaaaagtttaacacacaaaaaattataaaaaaagcaCAGAAATgataaatagaaacaaaataacaaacataAATACGACACCGTACTttataccatattttttttttcttttttttttctttctttcttttcctcttctctgcACTCGTTCTCTCTTTCCTAGTTCACTTTCCTAGTTCACTGAACCGCCGCTCCCGCTTCCTCACCGGACAACTTTCTACCTCGCCACAACTGTTGCCTCTCTCTCAGTCATGCGCTTTCTCACTGTATTCCGGCCACCTCCACCAATCTGCAACTGTTCAGGCGTTTAATTGTTCGGATCTGAAGAGATTTGGCCGGAAATAACAACGTCGGCGCGCAGGGAAGACGGGTGGATGAAAACGGAAGTAGAGCACGAAGGAATGGTGGTGAGGATTTCAGCGGGTCAGAtctaaagaagaagaagggacAGCAACATCACCGGCGGGAGGGAGAAGAGCAGTTTGTCGGCGTTATGAGTTCCAAGTCTGAACAGATTTGAAGGGACAGAGACGATGGTGGTGGTCAATGAGGACGACGGAGGGCGCGGTGGTGAGGATTGTGGCCGCGGAGGATTGTGGAGGTGAGGAAACGTGATAGTGGGTGGGTGGTGAGATAATATGGACACATAgtagagaggaagaagagaaggtgtattgtttttacaaaactGCCCTCGTTTTAACTATGAAATGTCCAAATTGTCCATGGTGTCTGTATTGTGTCCAGAATTTTGTGTCCAATTAACCCCAGCCAAAACCCTCAGCTCAATTTAACCCCCTCTCATAATCATAAAAGTAAAACCCTTAtaaattgagaaaaattatttcCAAAATTTTCGATAGAAATTGCCTGCCGTCCATATCCCGTCTCTTCATCGGCTCTCAATTGGAGGTAAGGTAATCCTCTCTCTATCTTTTGAAGATAACTAATTTCACTGTAATGAATGCAATTGTGAATATTATTAGTCAATACGATACTGACACGTTGACACTGGTAGAGATTTAAGTATAttacataattgaatgtaatcatatgtgtcTGTGTTGAACACCGAGCACACTTTTGATTAGAAGTGTCAGTGCTACAAATGTGAATTGATAACAAGAGAAAGCTATTGTGAAGAAGTACAgataactaatattttttgcaattgacaacactgataGCTACGTTGTATAGCACGCTGTAGCGGAATTGTGTAGCACGCTGTAGCGGAATTGTGTAGCGGTAGTAGAGCTCGGCACGGCTCTGTTGCGGCTCTGAACTGCTGTTGCGTCCGCTGTTAGGGTTTCTGGGCGAAATTTCCTAAATCTCTTTTTTTATAAGCGTTGTCGATTAGAACCCTTTTAAGGATATTGTtgtgtttttcattttattgtGTTCTTGCTCACAAACAATCGTTATGTTCTGCTTCCTGCTTTTAGTTCACTGGTTTAGCATTTTAGGTGGTCGGTGGTACGGGACACTATCTGTGATTAACAACATAGATATAATTCATGGCTTTTATTTGAATGTTATTTCGATTCGATTATTTGACGAGCTTTGCTGACTTTGGTATATTGATTTGTTTGTCACTTTTCCTCAAATCGAATCTCAGGCAACATGTCCGAGAATCCTGTACAGGCCTTATTTCATCACTTTGAGCAAGTCACAAATTTTGTTCAACATCATGTGTCTAATTTTATAAGCCATATTCAGTTATCAGGACCCTCTGGTAATGCCTCCATTGAAGTGCCATTTTTAAAAGCTACATCTGTACAACCTCGTGATCCCGTTCTCAAGGTATCCATCATCAATGCCTTGCAATCTTAATTTTTCAGCACTTTTATCATGAATCTTGTGCTAGTGAGTGTGGTTTTGTCGTTGTGCTTCTGAACTATAATCTGCTGTTATTATTATCACTAGTATCCCATGTATTGACTAGTATTTTTTAGAACCAATATGTTATTTTGCTACGGTTCTACTATTGCAACACTTTCCTGATTATATAATCCTAACTGCTTTGATTTGCTTGTTATTAGTTAAtagtgaattttcatttttattggaAGGGTTGGAGGTGAAGCAGAGCTTTATACTTGTTGATTACCATTTTTTGGAAGTGATATAGGCAGTTTTAATCCATTTACCTCAGTACTTATGCTGTTATCTATCACCAACTCGGTTTCTTACTAGGGACCTTTTAATTTTTGCTTACTGTTTACTGAAATCTAAATGTTTCATCATTTCAATTGTcaagaattaaattttatgtagGGAAGGGTATCTTGACCATTGTTGTTAAAGTCCTAATCAGAATCGTTGAATCCTACGCTTTTGCGATTTTGCGATTCTGCTCTGCCTAACCGATCTGAATCCTGAGCAGAATCCTAAACTATGCAAAATCTGTTCGAAATCATTTATGTTGAAGTCTAAACCATGCAAAATCTGTTCGAAATCATTTATGGTTAAGTCTAAACTATGCAAAATCTATGCAACCTGAAGCAAAGTctcgattttgacaaccttgatCTTGACAGTTATAGTGGAGGAAAGAATAGTACAACATATCCAGATATCCTATAATTACAAATTGCATAAATGTTTCAAtgtttttatgcattttattatgtttattattGTAATATATGCAAACATAGTGATTATTTGTACTCGTTTTAGAGAACTTTGTTGAGTCAAATTATTTATCAATCAAGGATACAGATGTGCAGTCTATATTTATGCATATGGacttgtttttattaatttatttttcatcattctGTTTTTGTAGGCAAAGTCCTCTACACCTGTGACCAAAGAAGACCTTGGAAGGTCTACATGGACTTTTCTTCACACTCTTGCTGCTCAGGTTTTGTGACTTTTGTCATTGCAA from Medicago truncatula cultivar Jemalong A17 chromosome 8, MtrunA17r5.0-ANR, whole genome shotgun sequence includes the following:
- the LOC25501141 gene encoding protein RBL, which translates into the protein MVLHVEDPLQGDFPEVIEEYLEHGIMKCIAFNRRGTLLAAGCNDGSCVIWDFEVRGVAKELRDDECCSPITSICWSKGGNRILASAADKSLSLWDVLSGKRIKRIVLQQTPLLARLHPGSSKPSLCLVCPLSRSPMIVDLNTENTTYLQVSVSDKPSGPNPASRNKGSDGSTSFTPTAACFSKYGNLVYMGNSKGEILVIDSKDGEMRAMVPISGGSAVKNIVFSRNGQYLLTNSNDRVIRIYENLLPPKDEVRALAELNENENIGDLNGVEKLKAVGSKCLTLFREFQDTITKVHWKAPCFSGDGEWLVGGSASKGEHKIYIWARTGHLVKILEGPKEALIDLAWHPVHPIVLSVSLSGIVYIWAKEYIESWSAFAPDFIEIEENEEYVEREDEFDLKPDTDNVKVSDVNEDEDVDIITVEKDPAFSDSDMSEEELCYLPVSPIPDVPEQDDRLLDSSSKIGDSNNSGSPFSEEVVANGHMMSRASSPVEDGAVATQIKRNRKPSEKVLASKSDKSSRTRSKYLVDESDDSDFYYDEFSDE